GAGGCGCCCTGCAGGGCCGGGGGCTGGGCCGGAAGGACCTTTGCGCGCTTTCTAGGCCGGGCTCTGCTGAGAGTCAGGGGCCCGGGCCCGCTGCGGGACAGCAGCTCGTCCACTTGGCCCCCGGGCCCGCCCGGCCGGGCCTGCAGCGTCTCCATGGCCTTCTCCTGCTGCCGCCGGGCCTCCAGGCCCTCCACGTCCGGCGGGTGGCAGTGGCCGCGCATCACAGTCACCCGCTGGCCCTGGGTGATGGCCCGGCTGCGGCAGCCGTGCAGAGCGTGGTCCCGGCACGTCCAGTACACCTTGTCGCCCACGGCCTTCTCTCGCTTGTACAGGAAGCACTGGTGCACCAGGAACTGGCCCCCGTAGCAAGTTCTCAGGAACTCCAGGGGCCGGGGTTCTCCTGGAGGAGGAGTCTGGGCAGTCAGGGCGCCGAGGAGCGCAGGCCCAggaggtgcggggcggggggtgccAGCGCCTTCTCCTCGATGCTGACCTTCATTGCAGCTTCCCCTGAGCCGGGCATGCGTGGGCCGCGGGTGTACTCCCactgaccaccccccaccccccccccagtgacCCGGGGAAGAGACTGAGTTCCTCTCCTGGAGGTCAGCGCGGTGGCCACGGCTCTCGGTGTTTACACGTCACGTCCAAGGTCGCGCACCCGGGAAGGAGTGAGCCGGCTTTGACTTCCTAGCCTAGGCACTCAGTCACTCACGGCCATACCTTTTTTTAGGGTTTGTTTGAAATCTTTATCTAATTTTCAAATAACACATGCACGTGCCATAAAATACAAATGGTGGCAAAAGACACACAGTGAGAAACGCGTCTTCCCTGCCCCGCCTGGCCCCTGCCGGCCCCCGGTACCAGCACAGCAGCTGCCCTACCTCCTTGCATCCTTGAATCTGGGTCAGGAGGGAGCCAGCGTTTGGGATGGAGCCCACCTCCCACTTACTGGTGGTAAAAACCACGCAGAAGGCCTCAGGGGCCGACCAGCACACGCGGACCGGTGCTGAGCACTTCCCACACATCGCACACCTAATCGCCCCTAACCTGAGCCGTCACCCAGCCCTGATGAAGCTCCTGAAACTCCAGAAGTTCAGAACGTGTTCGGAAGTCACCAAGCTACACGAGGTGggggctgggacttgaacccggCCCAAAGTTCAACATTCTCCCCTAGGCCGACCTTCCCTAAACTCATGGGTTACCAGCACCACCTGGGCCTGTTAAAACTCAGGCTTCTGGCCTCACACCAGACCCTGCTGCAGCAGAAAGTTCCAGAAGGCCCTGGGACCCCCGGTTCTGGAGCACTAGTTCTATCCCACGGGCTTAATGATTTGGGGGACGTGTTTATATTGTTTACTCATCTTGACTTTGAGCACATTAGAAAACCAAGAGGGACCCCACACTTCCATCTGGGCACAGGGAAAGGCTTGGGGGTTCCCGCCCGCCCCAGAGGGGAGCCCAGCTGTGAGGCACTCACCGGTCCCCAGCGTCGGCCGTTTCTTGGGGGGCAAGCTCAGCAGCGACAGGGCTCGTAGGCCCTCATCCTCCTCTGTGGCCGGCTTGCTCAGCACCAAGCCAGGGGCGGGCTCCGGCTCCTCAGGGCACAGCCACGGGCCCACCCCTTCCAGTGGCTCCTCGACTTGGCCTCCAGGGCCCTCCGGACCCCCCGGGCCTtcaggcagggctgggctgggcagctTCTGTCTCTGGCGCCGGGCCTCCAGGCCCTCCTCATCAGGCGGGTGGCAGTGGCCGCGCATCACTGTGGCCCGCGGGCCCCGGGTGATGGCCCGGCCCCGGCAGCCCAGCTCAGAGTGCTCGCGGCACTTCCAGTACACCTTGTCCCCCACGGCCTTCTCCTGCTTGTACAGGAAGCACTCGAGCACCAGGAGGCGGCCCCCGAAAGGGGTCCTCAGGAACTCCAGGGGCGTGAGGGCtgctgagggcaggggaggggggctgggttAGCTGGTACAGAGCAAGGCTCGAGGCCAAGGGCATGGATGGGAGCGATGAGGGATGCACAGGGATGGCCCCCTGAGATCGTCACACCAGCTTGAGACAGAGTCACGATGAGACACGAGGATGCTTAGCTCAGAGGAGGGATGGGACCCCAAGGCCGCCCCCCGGAAAGGGGGTACACAGGGCCTGTGTCTGAGCATGCAGGGCCACAAAGGTGGCTGGGCCGGGGGCAGCAGGCCTGGAACTCACCTGTGTCTGGCTTGCTGCGTTTATGCTCAAGGACCTGGGGGGTTGGCTGGACTGTGCCCGCTTGCTCCTCCACTGGCAGGATCTGGGGGGTCCTGGCTAGTGTGTCAGGGCGAGACAACTCCAGGGACATGACACAGTGCCCTCCTTTGGGCTGGGAGTCCACCTCGTCCACATTCTCTGTGGAGGCTGCCAGCAGGACCAGTTTGGAGAACTCTTTGGGCTTCGTGGGGGCGGCGGGGACGACATCGGTCCCTGGCTCAGGGGACTCCGGGGACGGCTCCTGGCCAGCCTTCACACTCTCACCCTCCTGCTCGCTGGGCTCAGGCAGGGGCATCCTGGGACGATGGTCGGTCTCCCAGGCCACGCTCAGGCCCCAGCAGACggatttctcctcttcctcctcctcccgggTAGGGAACCTGGCAGTCCAGGGGCTCCGTCCTAAGGAAGGAGGCAAAATCCATCAGTGGAGGCACCCCTGGGCCGGGGGCTCAGGAAAATGGATCTGGGGTGGAGGTCGAGGCAGACGGGGCTGCCTCGGGACCCCCGGGGCtgaaaagctggggaggggcccgCACGGAGCTGGAGAACCTGGGCCTCTTCCTCTCTTGGGCAGCCTTGGGTCTGTCACCTCGCCTACCCAAACTCCACTTTCCCATCTGAAAAATGTGCCAAGTGCAGGGCTCTCGGGGCCTGTCGGGACCCCTGAGGCACAGAGTACCGTGAGCTCGTACGAACAGAGGCCCGTGGGTGCTGAGCAGGCTGGGATGTGGTTTCACGGGTGTCCCCATTTCACTTGGCCCCGTGTTATGAAAGTCGATCATTCTTATTGACCCGatttacaggtgaggacactgaggcattCCAGGACGGCCAGCCAACACGGCCATGACGTGCAGAGCCGGGAGTCTGGTCGAGGCGGATCCGGAGCCCGTCCCCACACAGTACCTGGTGTGCCTCAGCCAGGGTAACATCCCGGCCTTCCTGAGCACCAAGCATCGGAGGCCAGCACTTGGGACATGGGCTCGGGTCACAGACCCTCTCAGAATGCCCGGTGGCCCTCATCCTGACACTGTGTCCCAGGGATCCGTCCCCCATCCCGGGCGGGAGGCCCTGGACCACCCGGCACTCAGGAGATGCCAGGGCCCCAGGAGGGCAGCGACCTTGCGCCTGAGCCGGTGGTGGTGCTGCCTCAGCTGGGGGGGGGACAGGGCTGCAGAGGCGTCTGCGGAATCCACAGTTGCAGAGGGCTCCCCGGATAGTGGAGATTctggagaagcagaaaaaaaaaatgtattatgggGGTAGAGCCCTGGGGTAGCTGCGTAGGGTGGAATTTTTTGCTTTCTGGGGGGACTGGGTGGTGGGTGAGTGGCGGGTCTCTCCCACCCCTCAATCACCCACATTCAAGACTGCAGCATTCCTGCACATCTCAGCTCCCCATCTGTGAGCTGTCACCCTCATGTCCAAGTTCTGCCAGTTCGAATTCCCTCTGGTCCCCCATTCCTGCTCTGAATTTCCCTGGTTTGGGGCCCACATTCAGCTTCCCAAGGGCAGGGCCCCAGTGTCCCCGCTGAGACACAGCCAAGGCTTAAGGTGCAGAGGGGAGCAGCGTGccgaaccccctcccccccccccccccccccccgtaaacTCTCCGCACACACGGCTGTCCATCCCAAGGAAGAAGGGAAGCCCATCCCAggttggcgggggtggggtggggggtggggggtggctcgAGACTCAAGGAAATCTTCCAGGCAACGGGACACCTGATTGGGAGTCCCGGCTGCCCTGCCCTCCCAAGTCTTTCTCCCGGAGGAGCCAACCCCCGCTCCTCCCGtgtggtcctgccctgcccatCCCGCCCCACACGGCGACGTGGTGGGCCAGGGATCCGGAAGGGCCTTGGGACGAGCAGCAGTGAGACGCGGTCAGCGCCTCCGTGCAGATGTGCTCTGAGCAGGAAAAAGGGATGGcgggaggccccgcccccggggtCGCCCCGCCCCCCTCGCGGATTGGCCCCGGCGCCGGTCCCTCCGCGGACAGCCCACCTCTGGCTCGCGCTCGGGGTCCCTGCACCCCGCCTGCCTGCGGGCACACTCTGGCAGTGCCCGTGACCTCCACCTGGAGGAGCCACGGCGccgggcgggggggtggggggtggccttCCCCTCCACGGGAGGCCTCAGACAACTCGGGCCCCCTCGCCCAAGCGGCGTGGCCATTGTCCACACAGCACGCACACTCCTACCAGCCATCGATCCCCCACCACGCGCGGGGCAGGAGGGGACTCCAGCGGCCTCAGTGTCAGACCACCAGGCGCCAAAGCCCGCCTCCTCCGGACCAGAGGGCGTTGTCATGACTAAGAGCCCCTACATTCCCCGGAGCTTACTAGAGTCACGGGTGCGCCCAGTGCGATCCCCTTAACTAAAAGTTCTGCTTAAAAGGCTtccaagggacgcctgggtggctcagtcaattaagcctccgactttggctgaggtcatgatctcagggttcctgcgtTCGAGCTCATCAGGCTTTACGCTGACAGCAGGATCctgctgtctccttctctctctgcccctccccctgctcgtactctctctcaaaaataaataaacatttttttaaaaatttaaaaaagacttccAAGATCCCTCAAAGGATATGGAAAAAGTTCCATACACTATGGTTGACTATCCCCTGCAGAAAAGCATGAGTTTGGCAATGACCTAGAATTTAGATTGGACTGACACTTACCAATCTCAACCACTAGAGGGCCTTGGAACACCCAGCGTTTATAGTGACCACAAATCCTCCTATAAAGTATGCAGGTCCCTCTGCAAGGTGGTCGCTCATCTGGACGGGCTCCAGCCCAGATTGGCCACTTGCTGAGTGTGGCAGAAGCCTGCGGTAGGGGTATGGAAGTCCTCACCCTCATAAGACATGGCCCTGAGACTGCCAGGCTAGGAAGTGGTGTGAGAGGCCAGACGCTGGGGGGTTGGAAGCACTGCCAGGCACAGAGGAAACCATCTTGCACGGTCCAGTCCAGCAAACCCCGCAGCTGTGTTTAGCCACATGAAGGAGCCAGAAGAAGCCAAGAGAGGAACGGCCCAGCCAGCCGAGGGAACATCGATCGGTAATAAACTGCTATTTTAAGCCAGTGAGATCGGGGTCATTTGTTACTCAGCAGTAACTGATATTCTTGGCAAGTGACTGAACATAGCGGGTTTGGCTTTTTGATGGTTGGAATATTAAAGGTTGTGCAATACACAACAAAGTGCTTTTGAAGTTCAGGTGCCATGCTACACAGATTTTAAATCCCTCAGGGCTGGTAATTcagtgaaaagaacagaaatattaaGTACAAAGGACGGCAATGAGagttacatatttaaaaagtacgtaggggcgcctgggtggctcagtcagttaagcagccgacttcggctcaggtcatgatctcccagttggcgcgtttgagccctgcatcaggctctgtgttgacagctcagagcccggagcctgttttggattctgtgtgtgtgtgtctgtctctctctctcaaaaataaataaaccttaaaatgatttaaaaaattaaaagtacataaCCTAAAATAAGACCatcacaaaaaaacacaaatgccgTAGGATCCCACTTCTAGGATGTAAGCTGCTGTTGCCAAATCCAAAGACAGAGTcaggtggtggttgccaggggctggggggagggagagggagattggGGGCAAAGTTCTGGGGGTGGGTGGTGCTGGTGGCAGACAATGTGAAAGTGTTTAATGGCACCCAGCTGTGCACTTAGAATGACTCAAATTGtaaatttttgttatatatattttaccaaacacacacacacgcacacacacgcacgcgcgtaACAAAGTACAGGTAGTGATGCTGCATTTACCTAACATCCCTGGTGAATGCGGTTCTCCAAAACAGGCAGATTTCAGACTAACTAAGGTTATTTCTCCACCATCCAGAATTTTACGATTATATCTGTTTCAGTTTATTCACTGAGGATGGGTATCTTCGTAAGCTCTTGTCACTCTTCACTAACTGGATAAAGAGGACATACATATGTTATCCGGATTCCCCACCCAGTTCCCTTGGCATACCCCCCACGCTCCTGGGGGCCCTTTCCCCACTTCTTACATCCTGCTGTGTCTAGTTGCCAAGCCTCTTgccaccccgcccccaccgtGGTTCTTCTTCCCATGGGGACCACCGAGATTCTGTGGTCTCCTGTGTCCTAAAGCCCTCCTTCCGTCAACAGTTCAACTTTGTAAGAACGGCCCACCCTCGACCCTTCTCAGCCTGGCTGTCGGGAGGCTGACACGTCCAGACACCACTCTCCTCCTCTTTGGCCATCGTGCAGGATCAGTGCCGGCTTGGTCAGCCCATTAACTGCGTTCTCCCAACAAACCACCTGGCCTGGCCTATATGTGGTCCATCCACACAATAGaatttattcagcaataaaaaggaagggagCACTGACACCTGTTGCcgtgtggatgaaccttgagaacatcaCGCTcagggagagaagccagacacaaaagaaagcgcagtgtaggattccatttatatgaaatgttcagaacgGGCAAAGCCACTGAGACAGAAGGTAGACAAGTGGTTGCATaggactgggggaagggaaggggagattAGGAAGTGATGCTAAGGGGTGTGGAGCTTCTTATCAGGGTACTGAAAATGTCAAATTGATTGTGGTGACGGTTATACAACTCTGTGAATGCCGTGGAAACAGTGAATTATACAGTTTGGGTAGGggaattgtatggtatgtaatTCACAGCTcagtaaaactatttttaaaaatccttatagGGACTCAGGTCTCCAGAACCACTTGgatgaaaaatagttttttttttttaaagtaatctctactttTTAGtagcggggctgaaactcactaCCCAGAGGTCGAGTCTCacgttcttctgactgagccagtcaggtgcccccaaaacagtTTTCTACACCATTAGTAGGCTTTTCACTCCAGGGCTCGGTTTCCTCATCAGAGAAGAGGGGTGGCATGCactacacacagacacacacacacacacacacacacacgtatattgtattttaatgtttttatgtatttttgagagaggaagcacaagcaggggagggggagagacagagagggacagaggatctgaagcagactccacatggACACCAgtgaacccgatgtggggctcgaaccatgagaccatgacctgagccaaagtcagatgctcaatcgactgagccatgcaggtgccccagcatggattatatttgggatattttgtAAGTTGCTAATATTCTAttgtaaaactatataaaaatattttttaaatcttaagaaCATAATACTAGTAAATCACCCATAATCCTGCCACTCAAATACACAGCTATCTTCACTCTTGGATTACTGCTCTTAACAGACATTTTGTTCTCAGTGGTATACAATTGCGTTCAACATGTTGTTTGCTATTTCACCCCACTttacagtggggggggggggggggggggagggggggcggttgGAGCCCTACCTGCAGATCTGATAGAGCCCTTGCAAAGGCTGAAATCGCCATGTAATGTAGGCCCAGAGCAGGCGTGAACACAAATCTAAACCCTCAGCGGCAATGCTCCGAAAGGCCACAAGATGGCGATGTTGCTCCTTAAAACGAAGTTCCCGGTAAAAATTAAATGTCTGACCCAAATGTTTCCAAAGCAGTATCTGGGAGTTTTTCCCTgtagcaaaaataagtaaagctttccaaaaatgtttgtatttacaAAACTTTAGTTAGAAAGCAGATGTGGTTAACAAATTCTGAAAATACTATCTTTTCTGAGCTTTTTCCAAAAAACAAGCCAAAGTATGACTGGGACACTGCTGTGGCCTCTGTCCCTCGGCCCCCACACCTCCTCtcttgcctcttcccagctctgctcccagCCACCAATTACAGACTAACTTTATGTattcatgacttaaaaaaaaaaaaaaaccttaaataacTAGGAAGAGatatctcaaaatgttaaaagtcgTAAGTATagtgatttattttctccttacatTTCTTTCGTTTTCCTAAATTGTGTACAATGTGCATGAATGCTTTGTACCGTGGGGAAACGGGAGACATCTCGCTTGGTAATTTTTTCTTCAACTCCGTAACTCTCCCGTGACATGTCACacaagaaattaaagagttaACAAAAACGACAGAacggagaaatgaataaaaatcaaggAGAGTAAAATCCCTGTGGGACCTACATAGGCTCAGACATTCCCGCCAAGATGTTTATTAACTACAAAGGGTAAGATGGTAACTTGATGATGGTAACACACCCCCCCTAAGCGATCAAGGTCAACTTCACCGTCCAAAAGACACATCAACACCATGACCTCCTTGACACAACATCGTCTCTGTGATATTTCTGCCCCAAACACACACCCCCGCTTTAATCGGACAAGCCACATGGAGGGACGGTCTACAAAACAACTTAACAGGACAGTTGAAAACGGCTGAGGTCATCAAGGACGGGGGCAGGCTGACGACCTGTCACAGACTGGAGGGGACTGAGGAGATCATGGCTAAATGCATCATGGGATGCCGGAACAGGAAAAGGATGCTGGGAACAAGCTGGATAAATCAGAGTCAGGTTAACAGAGCGGCATCAGGTAAGATGCTGACAATCAGAGAGACTGGGTGACGGGTACATAGGAATTCattgtactatctttgcaatcttttttttttttaacgtttatttacttttgagacagagagagacagagcatgaacgggggaaggtcagagagagagggagacacagaatctgaagcaggctccaagctctgagctgtcagcacagagcccgacgcggggctcgaactcacggaccgcgagatcgtgacctgagccgaagtcggacgcttagccgactgagccacccaggcgcccctttgcaaTCTTTTAAAAGcctaaatttaaaacattcttgaaaacCCAAGTTTCAACTTATAGACGACATGGGAGATGACAGAGAAAACAAGTGACGGAAACCTCCAGGTGGAAGGATGAGAGAGGATGAGGGTCAGAGGCTAGAAGAGACAGGGGAGACACCCTTCCGCCCAGAGCCTTGTTGTTGGTCCTGGGACTTGGGACCTGGAACCTGAGCCGGGAACAGAACTCTGGCATCGGCCCACATGTTCAGTACAGTAACCCAGCAATCTCCCTGCCGAGGGTCACCATCACTCTTCCCCGCTCTGCTTCTGGGGCCTTCAGCGAGCGGCCCAGGACGACACGGCTCGGCCGAGACTCAAACCCAGGCCCAGCTGGTGCCGCGCTCATGGGGTGCCTCTTCCTGCCCTGAGCGGCTGAGGCTTGAGGTAAGAAGCGCTTGTTacagaggaagctgaggctcagagctgcGGTCAGGCCTTGAGAGTAAGTCGTCCGAGGCACTGATGTGTCCCTACAAACCAGTTCTTTCATGGTTTGTCACAGTGCCCTCCCGCTGATCTGGCCAGTGGGAGGCACTGCGGGACACCGGAGGGTGTTCCCGAAACCACCTGCCGGGCGGGGCTCCACCGGTGCTGTCTGCTGGCTTCGGTTTCGCAGGGTCTCCCTGGGGGCCCTGGGCACTCAGCCTGCTGTGTCGGCAGGATCCAGCCACTGCTAGCGTCTGGGCTGCTCAGTTTCCGGTTCGGCCCCTCATCTCCTCCACCACCAGGGACCGCACGGAAATTCCCAGCTGAAATCTTACGGTGGCTTCTGTTCTCCCGTCTGCATTCTGACTGACACATCCTCCGAGAGTCTAAAGGACTGTGATTTCACCATTTAATATTTACCAAACAcagctgtgtgcctggcactccCTGAAGGGCTCTGCACGCACGGTTTCCTCTTCCAGATAACCTTGTCAGAGTGCGCTATTCTTCCCTATCTCGGAGGAGGAATTAAGGGTTCGTTCGTCTTCGGTCCCTGTGGCCAAGAGCAAGGCCAACAAAGACAGAGTCACCGCTCGAGACTGCTGTGTCTGCCCTCAGGGCTGAACCtcttaaaataagtgaaaatagcCTTTTGCAAGTGGAGGATTCTGACCATAAGGATCAATATAGTGGGTTAGGATTGGTGGCTGTCAATCAGGGTGATGTGATTCCCAGGCAACACTTGGCAATGTCCAGGGACACTTTTGGTTGTCACGACTGGGAGGCAGGGCACGCTACTAGCAACTAGCGGGTAGGGGCCAACGATGCTGTTCAACATCCACCAGTGCTCAGAGTAGCCTCTCCAAAACCCGCTTAAAGAAGCATCTGGTCTACGGGGCaccggggtgactcagtcggttaagtgtccaacttcgcctcaggtcatgatctcgtggttcatgggttccagtcctgcatctggctctgtgctgacagctcggagcctggagcctgcttcagattctgtgtctccctccctctctgcccctcgcctgctcacactctgtctctctctcaaaaataaataaagcaaaaaaaataataataattaaaaataaaaggcatctggtCTAAAATGCCAACAGAGCCAAGGACGAGAAACCCTCCTTAAGATCAatgtataaaaaatgaaatacaaaagaaagagtCCATCAATATAAGTCTAAGTATagttttcatgcattttttttttttttagtatttattcttaagtaatctctacacccaacgtggggcttgaactcacaaccttgagatcaagagttgcatgcttttccgAATGAGCCAGTCAGGTAGGTGCCCCTTCACGCAAGTTTTATTACAATTATTTGTATGTGTAATTCTGGTCTTCATAAGAATTCCCCAGGGCACCTGATTAAAATGCGAATGCTGGGATTTCCATCCAAAATGCTGACAAGAGGGTCTGGAAAGCGATTCTAGAATCTGGATTTTTAACTGGTACCCCATG
This window of the Neofelis nebulosa isolate mNeoNeb1 chromosome 18, mNeoNeb1.pri, whole genome shotgun sequence genome carries:
- the FLYWCH1 gene encoding FLYWCH-type zinc finger-containing protein 1 isoform X1 → MGTVALPLVCKGRSPWTARFPTREEEEEEKSVCWGLSVAWETDHRPRMPLPEPSEQEGESVKAGQEPSPESPEPGTDVVPAAPTKPKEFSKLVLLAASTENVDEVDSQPKGGHCVMSLELSRPDTLARTPQILPVEEQAGTVQPTPQVLEHKRSKPDTAALTPLEFLRTPFGGRLLVLECFLYKQEKAVGDKVYWKCREHSELGCRGRAITRGPRATVMRGHCHPPDEEGLEARRQRQKLPSPALPEGPGGPEGPGGQVEEPLEGVGPWLCPEEPEPAPGLVLSKPATEEDEGLRALSLLSLPPKKRPTLGTGEPRPLEFLRTCYGGQFLVHQCFLYKREKAVGDKVYWTCRDHALHGCRSRAITQGQRVTVMRGHCHPPDVEGLEARRQQEKAMETLQARPGGPGGQVDELLSRSGPGPLTLSRARPRKRAKVLPAQPPALQGASAGDQEDDLGGPEFLRTPLGGSFLVYESFLYRREKAAGEKVYWTCRDQARMGCRSRAITQGRRVTVMRGHCHPPDLGGLEALRQREKRPGAAQRGSPGGPEFLRTPLGGSFLVYESFLYRREKAAGEKVYWTCRDQARMGCRSRAITQGQRVMVMRRHCHPPDLGGLEALRQREQIPSPAQREGSGTLQPLEFLRTSLGGRFLVYESFLYRKEKAAGDKVYWMCRDQARLGCRSRAITQGQLVTVMRSHCHLPDLAGLEALRQRERRPGAAQQEDPGGDRAGGQRKHETSARSAAACPERPSGNPAGR
- the FLYWCH1 gene encoding FLYWCH-type zinc finger-containing protein 1 isoform X2; this encodes MGTVALPLVCKGRSPWTARFPTREEEEEEKSVCWGLSVAWETDHRPRMPLPEPSEQEGESVKAGQEPSPESPEPGTDVVPAAPTKPKEFSKLVLLAASTENVDEVDSQPKGGHCVMSLELSRPDTLARTPQILPVEEQAGTVQPTPQVLEHKRSKPDTAALTPLEFLRTPFGGRLLVLECFLYKQEKAVGDKVYWKCREHSELGCRGRAITRGPRATVMRGHCHPPDEEGLEARRQRQKLPSPALPEGPGGPEGPGGQVEEPLEGVGPWLCPEEPEPAPGLVLSKPATEEDEGLRALSLLSLPPKKRPTLGTGEPRPLEFLRTCYGGQFLVHQCFLYKREKAVGDKVYWTCRDHALHGCRSRAITQGQRVTVMRGHCHPPDVEGLEARRQQEKAMETLQARPGGPGGQVDELLSRSGPGPLTLSRARPRKRAKVLPAQPPALQGASAGDQEDDLGGPEFLRTPLGGSFLVYESFLYRREKAAGEKVYWTCRDQARMGCRSRAITQGRRVTVMRGHCHPPDLGGLEALRQREKRPGAAQRGSPGGPEFLRTPLGGSFLVYESFLYRREKAAGEKVYWTCRDQARMGCRSRAITQGQRVMVMRRHCHPPDLGGLEALRQREQIPSPAQREGSGTLQPLEFLRTSLGGRFLVYESFLYRKEKAAGDKVYWMCRDQARLGCRSRAITQGQLVTVMRSHCHLPDLAGLEALRQRERRPGAAQQEDPENTKLPPEVQLRVQSVPPETQQEGELCETAQ